From the Glycine max cultivar Williams 82 chromosome 11, Glycine_max_v4.0, whole genome shotgun sequence genome, the window CGGAAAGTGCTCATAGATCTAGCACTACAAAAAAATTAGGTTaccataacataaaaacatgtttacatCATAATCCAATGTAACATATTAcgaacacaaaatttacctgtaATAAAGAAAGGTACCCCCCAATCTGTCGTGTCGTGGTCCTAGAAGCTtcatctaactggtcatacatatgaaccagGGCCGCAGCTCCCCAGGCATAGCCCCCACTCTGACCCAGGTCGCGAAAAGCCTCTAGATGCACCACATGAACAtatgttgcactcttgttagaaaAAACAGTGCAACCGACCAGGTGCAAGAGATAAGCACGAGCTGCTACAATCCATCGTCGTGCCTGGCATCTCATCTCATAGATCTCCCGAACCCATGAGAGGCGTACATATGCCTCGCGCGCTCGTACTCTCTCGGCTCTAGCCTCCTCACCAGACACCTCAAGCAACTCCATCAACAAAAATACTGCCTCGTCCATAGAAAGAGCCTCGAAGCTGTGGAAGGCGCCACTGATAGGGAGATGGAGGAGTGACAACACATCATCTAGTATGATCGTCAACTCTCCTACTGAAAGGTGAAAGGTGTTGGTCTCcctgtgccacctctccacaaatgcggatataagtccaggatcgccGGTTACAACTGAACACCCGATCAATGGACTTAATCTTGTGGAGGCAACCAGCCCAtcaatc encodes:
- the LOC102661626 gene encoding protein MAIN-LIKE 1-like, with amino-acid sequence MTEDVTHMADDVPHMSEDAPQMTVDVDATVAEDLGGDGAEGSHADEGFPGGPCDPLVLTSFAEHVAHAIWTGQERPELKLVSHGRKVALIGRPVPEIDGLVASTRLSPLIGCSVVTGDPGLISAFVERWHRETNTFHLSVGELTIILDDVLSLLHLPISGAFHSFEALSMDEAVFLLMELLEVSGEEARAERVRAREAYVRLSWVREIYEMRCQARRWIVAARAYLLHLVGCTVFSNKSATYVHVVHLEAFRDLGQSGGYAWGAAALVHMYDQLDEASRTTTRQIGGYLSLLQIYEHFPSVHQCITDDAYEETSPMPPGG